In Methanolobus chelungpuianus, a genomic segment contains:
- a CDS encoding sulfite exporter TauE/SafE family protein, protein MPEPDILFLLASFFSEIVGTMAGFGSSAILLPVALFFFDLRTALILVAIFHMSGNIGRIAFFRHGFDRSLLLRFGVPSILFTIIGALLVDSVPQSVLKLILGIFLVGYVTLSILRPSLYSQHKGIPCLAAVSLAVDISRIPVYLAGGYLPQEYYHFIPLLFLAAITGSSIGKRTVSLVPQEKFRTFVLFCIGAVSMKFTYDGLDHFFYKGDHYIVHITLSATAMIISNAMRAITIHSS, encoded by the coding sequence ATGCCAGAGCCGGATATCCTCTTTCTTTTAGCCTCCTTTTTCTCAGAGATAGTCGGCACCATGGCGGGCTTTGGCTCCTCGGCGATCCTCCTTCCGGTAGCCCTGTTCTTCTTTGATCTCAGAACTGCACTAATATTAGTAGCTATATTCCACATGTCAGGAAATATTGGCAGGATTGCCTTCTTCCGGCATGGCTTTGACAGATCCCTGCTTCTCAGGTTCGGTGTTCCAAGCATCCTATTCACGATTATCGGTGCACTGCTTGTAGATTCTGTCCCGCAGTCTGTCCTGAAGCTGATCCTTGGCATCTTCCTTGTTGGTTATGTCACTCTCTCCATTTTAAGGCCCTCTCTGTACAGCCAACACAAAGGAATACCCTGTTTGGCGGCAGTATCCCTGGCCGTGGATATCTCCAGGATACCGGTCTACCTGGCAGGCGGATATCTCCCGCAGGAGTACTACCATTTTATTCCGCTGCTTTTCTTGGCGGCTATCACGGGCTCATCCATTGGGAAAAGGACCGTGTCCCTGGTACCTCAGGAGAAATTCAGGACATTCGTACTGTTCTGCATAGGGGCGGTGAGCATGAAGTTCACCTATGATGGTCTTGACCACTTTTTTTATAAAGGAGATCACTACATCGTTCATATTACTCTTTCCGCCACCGCCATGATTATCTCAAATGCAATGAGGGCTATTACTATCCATTCCAGCTGA
- the proB gene encoding glutamate 5-kinase translates to MINRKELFKGLNKIVVKIGTSSISTEDGRLNHRFMDGMAAQVAALHGQGKQVILVSSGAIGIGIDILGLGCRPREIPVRQACAAVGQSVLMQEWSKSFARHDLKVAQILLTYESFSNRLTYLNLRNSISTLLSYGVIPIINENDTVCVNEIEATFGDNDKLSAVVASKTEADLLIILSDIDGLYDKNPKRNNDAQMISVIEDITPEVESYGGSPTSMKGVGGMRTKIDAAKICHMSGCNMIIANSSTDDVVRRVLEGENIGTLFLANQEVHKNRIRWIILSKASGSVEVDQGAKDAITDSMSLLPSGIINVNGSFDRGDIIEIRCNGEVFAKGITDYTSEELEKIKGKHTNLIADILGYKNYNNVVKKENIGLFNHSEKH, encoded by the coding sequence GTGATCAATCGGAAAGAACTGTTTAAAGGCCTTAATAAAATAGTAGTGAAGATAGGCACATCTTCCATCAGTACGGAGGACGGGAGACTTAACCATCGTTTCATGGACGGCATGGCAGCCCAGGTTGCTGCACTTCATGGACAGGGAAAGCAGGTCATCCTGGTAAGCTCAGGTGCCATTGGTATAGGTATCGACATACTGGGTCTTGGTTGCCGCCCCAGGGAAATACCAGTCAGGCAGGCCTGCGCTGCAGTGGGCCAGAGTGTGCTCATGCAGGAGTGGAGCAAATCCTTTGCCAGGCATGACCTGAAAGTGGCCCAGATACTCCTGACCTACGAATCATTCTCGAACAGGCTCACTTACCTCAACCTGAGGAACAGTATTTCCACACTGCTCAGCTACGGGGTCATCCCTATCATCAACGAGAACGACACCGTCTGCGTCAATGAGATCGAAGCCACTTTCGGGGACAATGACAAGCTTTCAGCCGTGGTGGCGAGCAAGACGGAGGCAGACCTGCTGATAATACTTTCCGACATCGACGGCCTCTATGACAAGAACCCGAAACGCAACAATGATGCCCAGATGATCAGTGTCATCGAGGATATAACTCCTGAAGTGGAGAGTTATGGAGGCAGCCCCACCAGTATGAAAGGTGTTGGCGGGATGCGCACAAAGATCGATGCGGCCAAGATATGCCACATGTCCGGCTGCAACATGATAATTGCAAACAGCAGCACCGATGACGTTGTCAGGAGAGTGCTTGAAGGGGAAAATATAGGCACATTGTTCCTTGCGAACCAGGAAGTTCACAAGAACAGGATACGCTGGATAATACTTTCAAAAGCCTCAGGTTCTGTAGAAGTGGACCAGGGTGCAAAGGATGCCATAACTGACAGCATGAGCCTGCTCCCTTCGGGGATAATCAATGTCAATGGGAGTTTTGATAGGGGAGACATCATAGAGATCAGGTGTAATGGCGAGGTTTTTGCAAAGGGCATAACGGACTATACATCAGAGGAGCTTGAGAAGATTAAAGGCAAGCATACCAACCTGATAGCAGACATCCTTGGCTACAAGAACTACAATAACGTCGTCAAAAAAGAGAACATAGGATTATTCAATCACTCGGAAAAGCATTGA
- a CDS encoding TrmB family transcriptional regulator — protein sequence MATLFDSLRNLGLTAYEAKVLVALTKKGSSTVADVHELSGIPRSAVYGALKKLEDKGIVEIHNTKPLKYKCVPPEDAIERLKQDFTIESSNALRQLEDIYRSAAAGDKEEGTWTINGYRHVTEKMIQLLSSTKEELFLTAPHPFYRKIPGATSRLAEKKQCMMLGILSEKISSGVKVRLISYDHEKAFFISEALPGAHVRLYARKEGELPSKGGVMVVDSREVLIDIKEAAGNKEDLTALWSDGKELVTIFRHLLEVEWESSEEINAFPSD from the coding sequence ATGGCCACTTTATTTGATTCACTTCGTAACCTCGGACTTACCGCCTATGAAGCCAAAGTACTTGTAGCTCTCACTAAAAAAGGCAGCAGTACTGTTGCTGATGTTCACGAGCTTTCAGGCATTCCCAGGTCCGCTGTGTATGGTGCTTTGAAAAAACTGGAAGATAAGGGCATTGTTGAGATCCATAACACCAAGCCTCTGAAATATAAGTGCGTTCCTCCCGAGGATGCGATAGAGAGGCTGAAGCAGGATTTCACGATCGAGTCTTCCAATGCGCTCCGGCAGCTTGAGGATATTTACCGTTCAGCTGCTGCAGGTGATAAGGAAGAGGGCACCTGGACAATAAACGGGTATCGCCATGTGACAGAGAAGATGATACAGCTGCTCAGCAGCACAAAAGAAGAGCTCTTCCTGACAGCTCCTCATCCGTTCTACAGGAAGATACCAGGAGCTACTTCCAGGCTTGCCGAGAAAAAGCAGTGCATGATGCTTGGAATATTATCGGAGAAGATAAGCTCCGGCGTGAAGGTCCGTCTTATATCCTATGACCATGAAAAGGCCTTCTTCATATCAGAGGCCCTGCCCGGAGCTCATGTAAGGCTGTATGCCAGAAAGGAAGGGGAACTGCCTTCCAAAGGCGGTGTCATGGTTGTCGACTCAAGGGAAGTGCTCATAGATATAAAAGAAGCGGCAGGGAATAAGGAGGATCTGACTGCGCTGTGGTCTGACGGAAAGGAGTTAGTGACCATATTCAGGCACCTGCTGGAAGTCGAGTGGGAATCCTCGGAAGAGATCAATGCTTTTCCGAGTGATTGA
- a CDS encoding glutamate-5-semialdehyde dehydrogenase has translation MVTDIEAKVIQAKRASIVLASVDTVTKNAALEAMARALDENRDRVLEANRRDVELAEKLKRKGELPQAMVDRLKVNDSKITGMISGIRDVIRLDDPVGKTIDALELDNGLDLYQVSCPIGLIGVIFEARPDVVPQVMSLCLKSGNSTIFKGGSEAACSNRTIFDLLLEAAESVEGMPEGAFQLIETREEVKDLLSMDAYIDLLIPRGSNEFVKFIQDNTRIPVLGHADGICHAYVDSYADLGKAYSVCLDSKVQYPAVCNAIETLLIHESAVDRFLPAMARIYDSAGVEMRCDARSYSILEHIDFLKSIVRATEEDWSTEYNDLIISIRVVDSIESAIEHINTYGSHHTDVIITENPLNRKAFTDLVDSSSVMVNASTRFADGFRYGKGAEVGISTNKLHARGPVGMEGLLIYKYIVLGDGHKVADYVGPDARGFTHRKLSKDLSETINRE, from the coding sequence ATGGTTACAGATATAGAGGCCAAGGTAATACAGGCAAAAAGAGCATCAATAGTCCTAGCTAGTGTTGATACGGTGACAAAGAACGCTGCCCTTGAAGCTATGGCAAGGGCGCTGGACGAGAACCGCGACAGGGTCCTGGAAGCAAACAGGAGGGACGTTGAGCTTGCGGAGAAGCTGAAAAGGAAAGGCGAGCTTCCGCAGGCAATGGTCGACAGGCTCAAGGTCAATGACAGCAAGATCACCGGGATGATAAGCGGCATAAGGGATGTCATAAGACTGGACGATCCAGTAGGTAAGACGATCGATGCTCTTGAGCTGGACAATGGCCTGGACCTCTATCAGGTAAGCTGCCCTATCGGCCTGATAGGAGTCATCTTTGAGGCGCGTCCTGACGTTGTACCCCAGGTCATGTCCCTGTGCCTCAAAAGCGGGAATTCCACAATATTCAAGGGAGGAAGCGAGGCAGCGTGTTCCAACCGTACGATATTCGACCTGCTGCTGGAGGCTGCAGAATCCGTAGAGGGAATGCCGGAGGGTGCTTTCCAGTTGATAGAGACCAGGGAGGAAGTGAAGGACCTCTTAAGCATGGACGCATACATAGACCTGCTTATCCCCAGGGGCTCCAACGAATTCGTAAAATTCATCCAGGACAATACAAGGATACCTGTCCTGGGACACGCGGACGGCATATGCCATGCCTATGTTGACAGTTATGCGGACCTTGGCAAAGCATACAGTGTTTGCCTTGATTCAAAGGTACAGTATCCGGCAGTCTGTAACGCCATTGAGACCCTGCTCATCCACGAGAGTGCAGTTGACAGGTTCCTGCCTGCAATGGCACGCATTTATGACAGCGCAGGCGTTGAGATGCGATGCGATGCAAGATCCTACTCCATCCTTGAACACATCGATTTCCTCAAGAGCATTGTCAGGGCTACTGAAGAGGACTGGTCCACAGAATACAACGACCTTATTATTTCCATCAGGGTCGTGGACTCCATCGAGAGTGCCATTGAGCATATAAACACATATGGTTCCCATCACACCGATGTGATCATCACAGAGAACCCATTGAACAGAAAAGCATTCACAGACCTTGTGGACTCCTCAAGCGTAATGGTGAACGCGTCCACCAGGTTCGCTGACGGCTTCCGGTATGGCAAGGGCGCGGAGGTAGGCATCAGTACCAACAAGCTCCATGCCAGAGGCCCGGTGGGTATGGAAGGACTCCTGATATACAAATATATAGTACTTGGTGACGGTCACAAGGTAGCAGATTACGTTGGTCCTGATGCCCGCGGGTTCACCCACAGGAAGCTCAGCAAGGACCTTTCGGAGACCATCAATAGGGAATAA